The window CCCACCACAACGTCGGTGGCCTGCCGGAAGAAATGAACCTCAAGCTGGTCGAGCCGCTGCGCGAGTTGTTCAAGGACGAGGTGCGTCGCCTCGGCCTGGAACTGGGCCTGCCGTACGACATGGTCTACCGCCACCCATTCCCGGGCCCGGGCCTGGGCGTGCGGATCCTTGGTGAAGTGAAGAAGGAATACGCCGACCTGCTGCGTCGCGCCGACCACATCTTCATCGAAGAACTGCGCAAGGCCGACTGGTACCACAAGGTCAGCCAGGCGTTCGTGGTGTTCCAGCCGGTGAAATCGGTTGGCGTGGTCGGCGATGGCCGTCGTTACGCCTGGGTCGTGGCCCTGCGCGCCGTGGAAACCATCGACTTCATGACCGCGCGCTGGGCACACCTGCCGTACGAGCTGCTGGAAACCGTTTCCGGTCGGATCATCAACGAAATCGAAGGCATCTCCCGCGTGACGTATGACGTGTCGAGCAAGCCGCCGGCGACGATTGAGTGGGAATAAGGCTGATCCGCAGCTCTCTGTTTTATAAGTAAAAAACTAGAGAGCCCCAGGTCGAAACAGAATTGTGACCTGGGTGATATTCAGTCAGGCAGGTGACATCGCCAGACGCTACGGGCTTTACCATCAGCCTCAAACAACAAAACCCGCATTGGCGGGTTTTGTTGTTTCAGACGAACACGTTGATCAGAAGTCGTAACGCACGTTCGCAGTGAAGGTGTCGGCGTCGAAACCACTGCTGGTCAGGTAGTTGTACGTCCCTCCCACGCTCCACGCGCCCACGCGGTAGTTCGCGCCCAGTCCCAGCTCGTAGCTGTCGCGCGCCGGTGTCGCGCCTGTGGTGGTGAAGGGGGTACCACCGAGTACGAAGGTGGAGGTGGTGCCGGCCTTGTCGCCGATGAAATCGTGCCAGGCCATCAGCTTGGCTTCCGGTTCCAGGCTGCCCACACCTACGTCAAAAGCGGCCGCCAGACGAGCGCCCAGGCCCATTTCGCCGATTTCATAACGCTGGCTGCCGACGTTGAGGGCGGCTGAGCTACCTTTTTCACGGTACGAATCAATCGACACGTTGGCATAACGCGCACCGATCTGTGGTTCCAGCAGCCACTGCTTGTCGAGCTGGAAAGTGTAGCCTGCCAGTGCGTTGACGCCGAAGATCTCACTGTCGTAATCGGCCTTGGCGCGGGTACCGGCGATGTAGCGTTTGGACTCGTTGTCGTTCCAGCCATACATCAGCGAGGTGTCGACAAAGAAGTTGTCATGGGTCCAGTTGCCGTACAGGGTCAGTGCATGGCCGCTGACGTCGGTTTTGTGGCCCAGGTCGGATTTGACGTCGCTGGTCAGGTAGCTGTAAGCCAGGCCCATGGTGGTATCGGCGTTGAGCTTGCCGTCGGCACCCACGGCGATGCCGTTGGTGTTGGCGTCGTAGCCGTCGATACCGTGGCGGCTGTCCTGGTTGGCATCGCTGGACAGCGCTTGCAGCCATACGCCTTGTTCTGCCAGGACGTCACCGGAGGACAGACCGCTACGCGCTTTGCTGGCGCGGCGGTTGATGGCACTTGCGACCAGGTTCTGGCTGTTGGTGGCGGCGTTGATCGCCCCGCGGCTGACGTCCGGGGTCAGGGTTTCGGCAAGTTTGGCCAGATCTTCACTGGTGGCGGCGTTGGCGAAACGCTGGAATACCGGGTCACTTTCGTCCAACTGGCCCATGACCGTGTTCTTGAACGGATTGATGGCGTTCACCGCGTTGCGCGAACCACGGGCACCCAGCAGGTCTTGCGTGATCGCCTCATCACTGCGGGTGGCAACCAGTGCTTTCACGTCCTGGCCTTCAATGCCGAAGTTCCTCACCTCAAGCAACGCCGAGGAGGAAACCACGGACAGGTTCTGCGGGTCTTCCCAAGTGCCAGAGTTGATGAGGGTGTAGCGGGTGCCCGACGTGCGGAAGTCGTCGGAGCGAGCCTGCAGTTCGATCTGGCTGCCTGGAGAGAAGTAGGTATTGCCGGTGACTTTCAGGATCGGCGTGTTGGGCAGTGTGTTGTTGTCCAGCAGCAGGCGCAAACGCGCAGTCTCGCTGTCCATGTCGAGGTCGCCCACAATCGTAGTCTGCGGGCGAAGCAGAGT is drawn from Pseudomonas rhizophila and contains these coding sequences:
- a CDS encoding autotransporter outer membrane beta-barrel domain-containing protein, whose translation is MNISHLRRSLLALSIAAATATVHAAPAPDFNHDLSTGAYSSSGDVFNNATFTGTSQNAGVELTDVTLAGNLVNQGNINLTAANPSDIPAGLAMTLNSTVAGDLVNHGDITVSGNGAMGLDLYLANIAGEVNNNGNITVTGEDANGMMITSTQANINNSGTITARGIDSAGIEIENARFTGQMTGAPFKSDINNSGTISADGVGIHFRSLDTSGGFDILTIRQTGGLIEGGTAAILADDNASPSYFYWQGGQVKGDLLGLSGVLVQGDAMFDGSTIRAGFVDIDGGRLTLLRPQTTIVGDLDMDSETARLRLLLDNNTLPNTPILKVTGNTYFSPGSQIELQARSDDFRTSGTRYTLINSGTWEDPQNLSVVSSSALLEVRNFGIEGQDVKALVATRSDEAITQDLLGARGSRNAVNAINPFKNTVMGQLDESDPVFQRFANAATSEDLAKLAETLTPDVSRGAINAATNSQNLVASAINRRASKARSGLSSGDVLAEQGVWLQALSSDANQDSRHGIDGYDANTNGIAVGADGKLNADTTMGLAYSYLTSDVKSDLGHKTDVSGHALTLYGNWTHDNFFVDTSLMYGWNDNESKRYIAGTRAKADYDSEIFGVNALAGYTFQLDKQWLLEPQIGARYANVSIDSYREKGSSAALNVGSQRYEIGEMGLGARLAAAFDVGVGSLEPEAKLMAWHDFIGDKAGTTSTFVLGGTPFTTTGATPARDSYELGLGANYRVGAWSVGGTYNYLTSSGFDADTFTANVRYDF